The Rosa rugosa chromosome 1, drRosRugo1.1, whole genome shotgun sequence genomic sequence CTCAAAGTCTTGGAAGTCAACTCCTTAAAgaataaacataatttaatAATGACATCACGAACATCTTTAGACAAGTACCCACGCAAGGCAACAGGAAGAAGTCGCTGCAATATAATGTGGCAATCGTGACTTTTCAAACCATAAATCTTAGAATCAGCACAGTTCACACAATTAGAGATATTTGAAGCCATGCCATCTGGAAGTTTCGTACAACTACAGAACTCACAAAAACCCTTCCTCTCATCTGTATTAAAAGTGTAATATGCTGGTCTAAACTTAATCACACCATCAATACATTTAGGGTGTAAATCAGACTTGATGCCCATCTCTTCCATATCAAGACGAGTCTTATATGAGTCATTCGTCTTACCTTCAGTGTCCATCAATGTACCCAAAATATTAtcacaaatatttttttctaTGTGCATTACATCAAGATTGTGGCGTAGCTTGAGTGCGTGCCAATAGGGTAAGTCAAAGAAAATGCTTCGTTTTTTCCAATTCAAATGATCAGCACAACGCTTTCTCTTCTTCCCCTTTCCAAAACATGGTTGTGAAACATGAGCCAATTGGCGAACCACATCATCCCCTGATAATAAAGCAGGTTTTAATCTCTTCTCAACTTTACCATTAAACTCCAAATTTTTTCTGAATCTGTGATTTTGTGGCAGAAAACGACGATGATCATAATATACAGTTTTTTGCCAATTGTTCAACCATTGATGAGGTGTCTGGTCATTGCAAGTAGGACACGCCATTTTTCCTTTGGTACTCCATCCAGACAAATTTGCATATGCAGGAAAGTCGTTTATTGTCCACAATAATGCAGCTCTTAAACGGAAATTGTGTCCAGAACCAGCATCATATGTATCAACCCCAACCTCCCATAATTGCTTTAATTCTTTGATTAACGGTTGTAGAAACACGTCAATGTCATTTCCAGGAGCTCTTGGTCCAGGAATAAGCAATGACATCATGAAGTATGGATCTTTCATGCATTTCCACGGCGGAAGATTGTATGGAACAAGAAAAACAGGCCACATGCTATAAGAGGTACTTAAATTACCAAATGGATTAAAGCCATCAGATGATAATCCAAGCCTAACATTGCGAGAATCCATAGCAAATGACTCGTGCTTTAGATCAAAGTCCTTCCACACTTGAGAATCAGCAGGATGCCTCATATACTCATCATCTGGTCGTTTATCCTTGTGCCATTTCATATCTACAGCTGTTTTCTTCGATATAAACAATCTTTGCAGCCTTGGAGTTAATGGAAAGTATCTCAAGATTTTCTGGggaatcttcttcttcccattATCAAAAGAGTACCTAGGTTCCTGACATATCGGACACTCCAATTTATCTTCATACTCCTCCCAAAAGAGTACACAATCATTTTTACATGCATGGATCTTGTCATAACTAAGACCCAAGTCTCGTATAATCTTATTTGATTCATAATGAGATCTAGGACATGTATTTCCATCAGGTAATGCCTCTTTCACTAACTCAAGCAATGCTGAAAAGAACTTGTTGCTACCACGAAACATTATCTTTAAATGAAGCAGCTTTACAATGAAGGATAATTTAGAGAATTTTCGACAACCAGGATATAATTCTTGCTCTGCATCCCTCATCAATCATCTAAACTTATTTTCTTCCATAATAGGGACATGTTCTTGAGATTCCCTATCATCATGAGCTTGGAATTCATTTAACATTtcaactacatcatcaacatCCTCTTCATTTTCAGATTCCAAAATATCATCTTCTAGTTCAAAATCATCGTCATTTTCTCCATGATCTGTCCACTTAGTGTAACCCTTAGCCATTCCATTTGCATATAAATGATCCTCAACTTGGTCTGGGCTATATTTACGAAAATTATTGCAATCCATGCACGGACAAGGTATCAAATCAGACCCTGGCTTCATGTGGGCAATTGCGAAATTCATGAATTGTTTCACCCCATTGATATATTCTCTCCTTCCCCTAGTGGGTAACTGAATCCAACTTCTATCCATCAACGATACAGACTAACTCTAGCAAATATTAGAAAAGAGACAGTAAACTAAGTTATAACAACTAAATTTCAATAGAAAGCTATTCAATAAAGGACCATCTTGCTTTGATTATACTAGCCAAGAAGTACTATATATCTATGTTTTAGTATATTTTAATATAAGATAGAGCATATCTATGTTTCATAACCATAAAAAAAGTTTGTAATAAGAAATAACAAAAGAAGTCTTACCTTCTTTTGTAAATTGGATATTGAGACTTGTTGGCTCCTATTCAGTAGTTGAAAGCTGCAAAAATTGGACAAGTTAATGAATAGTACAGTaacaacttcttctttttttaatgcACTTGATCATACTTCTTGTAGAACAGGGAATAGGAATAGAAAGATATGTTCTAGTCCAGTAaacatagttaaacattcaatcATTGTTAAGCGATGTCTATTGCTATAATAGTTGTACATATACGATTACTGTTTTCCAAGGTACATTATGATAAGGATTTACTGATTTAGTTTCCATTAAGAAAGGTGTTTAGTCCTTGACTGCCCATAAATATATACCATGAGGTCCCTGTTGTACCAATCACTGAACCATTAATCTAATTAGCTCCGTAAGAATCAAAGTCACAACAAGACCCCATATATTGACAGTTCTAGATGTGCTAACagacaaaaagaaacaagataATAAGGAAACAAAAAGAGTTCATATCAAAAATACAAAAGGGATGGCAAAGAGAATTATTTTTACTGAAATAACTTATCGAGCATTTTTGTTCTCACAATGCATATCCGAAGCAAAGCACTAGAAGTGGAATTATCTATATCTCACATCCAAGGGAAAATGGTGAACATAGTTTATTTGATCAACATGCCATCAGAGATAGTTTATTGGATCCTAAGGAGCAGATATTATGAGTCAATTTAACTCAAAACAAatactaaaaaaaaacaaaaccagaggTAAGTTCAAATTACTAATGCAAATTGGTGAAAacttggggaaaaaaaaaggtattgTACGTGCATCCCTCAAAGGACATATTGCATGCAAATTTACAAACCTATAATCTGCATTCTAAAGTGTGTCTTATTACTCAAATGTAGTTTACAGCTCTTGAACCTCAAATACCAAAAAGCTGTTGAACAATTCACATTCACATGTCTTATAGCTTCAAGCGTCAAAACCATATTAGTTCCTTCAACATATATTAATTCCATTATTCATTTCAATTATATAACCAGCCATTCCTTTCATTCACTTTTACCAATGAACTTCCATATTATTTTCTCCCACATCAAAAGGGGTaccaagaaacaaacaaaaaccatgtaaaaaaacaaaaagcaagAATCTGAGCTATCTATATCAGAAGGCTACTAATTTATTAACCAGTCATCAACTACAATGTCGTTACTTTCCAGCTCCTCCCTTTACATTATATATACACATTTATATCAAAAACCAAACATTAGAGGATAATAATAACAATACCGACAAtccaaacaaataaataaattggcTTGTTTGTGCAGGGACATATTTTGGCACATTAGAACAGCAAGAATATCAATGAACTCAATCTTACTGCTCCTAACAAGAGTACTGTTTTGGCAAAGATAAAATACAAAAATCTTGGCATCCATATatattcaatttcaaattcCCCAAACCCAACGAGAATAAGAGTACGTTATTACTGGCATAGCAAGTAACATAAATATTCAAGTCAAAAATAAGTTGAACGACTAGCAACTTCTTACCCAGAAATACAAAAAGCCAATCCTTCTTCTCGACTCCAGCTGAACCTTGAACCAGAAATATGAAAAGCCCAGCAACCTAATCATTacaaataaggaaaatcaaatcaaaaatcaaacagCTATAACCCTAAAATTAAATTGAGTACCAAATTGCTTCATGAAACCTCTCTATTCAAACCCCCAAAGTCAATTTGATtgccaaaaaatgaaaaaaccgaaaGTCAAATAGCTCAACCCGAAATCACAAACGAAGCCATTTCACACAATTCAAACCaacgaaggaggaggaggaggaggagtacCTCGTCTTTGAGCATGGAGCGGATATGAGCAGAGGAGAAGATGGAAGGTGAAGAACGCAATAGTAGTGGAGGAGAAGATGAATCTGAGTCAGGAGAAGAACACGAAATTTATCTTTGGGGACCGCTTTGTGAAAATTTGGGAATCGCGCGCTTATAACTTTGGGAGACCGCTTTGTGAAAATTTGGGAATCACCGCTTGAAATAATACATTAAAGAATTAGTTGGTCACTAAGTGCAGGTGTTATTAAAACTTGCAGTGGCCAAACCTAAGCTGGTCACTATTAATTAAGCATTTGGTCACTACGAAATCATAATTAGGCGGGAGTTCTAAAAAATCTAGCGCCAACTATTTTAATGACCAATGAATAATGTTAGTCACTAATTCTATTCTATTAATGACCAACTATGAGTTGGTCACTATGATTTGGTCATTAATGCCCAGATTTGTTGTAGTGATTTATAATTGTATTTACAATTTTCAAAACAGTAGATGCTAACCAACTACTTTTGCAAAAAAATTGTTAAGACTTAGCTTTGCATTTCCAAAATGGATTCAAACCCATTAGACTATATATGTTTCTGTGAAAAGGGCATGGCCAGACCAACTACTTTACATTAATTCTCCAGATGTGTCCTTAGTTGATTCCATCATGTCAGTTGCATCCTTGGCTGCGGGAAACAGCTCGTTTCAGGGGCTATATATTTTTCCAATTCCTCCTTCGTTCTCCTAACTTCAGCGGTTTTTTCCACCATGCTTGCAATATCTGATTTCTTCAAGGTATAGCATTGGCTAGATTTCTTTACTTCACCCTGTATAAAACATGAAACGATATAAGTAGCAACAAAGTTCTTCTTGAAATTCTTTTGCTTTGTATTCCCTCAATTCCTTTCAAAAATAACTTAGATTCCCTAAATCATGAGCTAATATTTATATAAGAATCCAGAAAAGATAcaatgtccattgggattgcaCAAATATTTTATTTTCACAACCAAAATCCAATATGCTATAGTAATAGAAAATTCATGTCTgcaaaaaactcaaaaaagcaTGCAGTCCATTTCTAATtggaaatcaaataaaaaagtaaaaagtctAATCAATATTGTCAACCATGTGGAAGAGAAACAGAGCATATTTTTAGGTAATCATGTATTTAATATTCTAACTCATGGGGTAATACGTTGCCAAATGTCGGAACTATTGCAATAGGCATATATTTCCAAATGAGATGATTGCAGTAACTGGCAACACATAGTAGCAGGAATTTAGACATATGAGTAATTTGTCCACAAGCATAATATCCAAGGTCAATCTTTAACATGTTCAGATGCAAAAATAACCTGTCGCCAAATACAGATTTCTAGCCATGCGTCTACCTAAAAGTACTTTTCATGAATAACTACTTTTAGAATATTAGAAAAGATATCTATAAACTGGGAAGCCAAATTCATGCTGAAATTTAGAAAGCCAAGAACTAATACTTACTTCAAACTGATCAATTTTAGCTTAACAAAGAGGTACACGATCTTTCAGCTTTCCAGAATGTCACAGTCAACCTCCTGAACAGAGTTGTCCTTTATCTTGTctctctctttttggatgtCCTGTGAAATCCAATTTTATTTCATCACATACTATAACTCAGAGTAAACAGACATGTTCATGGAGAACTGATTCTTCTGAACCAGGAGTACtacaaaaacacaaaatgatTTCATATAGACAGACACACATAATTCTACCTTTGTCATTGTCAACATGGCTTCTTTGGGTTCATAATCTCTGAGGCATTATGCAGACAGCAGCGTATTAAAGTGCGTAAGACATACATTATAATCCCAACATATAGAACTGCAATTatagggaaaaaagaaaagaaaaaagaaaccacTTACAGACTGTAGCCAAATGTAATCCAGAATTGTCCATTATACAAAAGGCTCATTTGGTGGGTTTTTGTGAAAGAAATTCGGGAGAAGACAGAAAAGGGAAGGTAAGCTTGAATTTTGGGTGCGATTGATTGGGTTTTGAAGTTCGGTGCATGCAATTCTAGGTAGTGCATATGAATGTGGGTTTATCTATCTGGATTCTTTTGGcatttgaatttggttttgtggGTGATTGTGTGTGCTGCTGTTTCTTCTGTTGATTGACAGAGACAGGGAGAAGGAGATGGCTTTGATCTTgcagttgttgttgttgatcgACAGACACAGAAAGATGATCGAAGCTGGAGTACAGCAGATCGGTCACCGATCAAAGGAGAAGTCCGAGGTGAGCTAGCTCTTTCTTCCCTTATACCGTTATCCAATTTGAGACTGAAATATATTTGAAAACTAAAACCTGTTTATTTATTTCCATGAAaaatgtttctgggttttgttaatTTCAGCAAGTAAAAATAAATGCTAGGGGTATTATGATTAGGTTCGGTGTGTAAAGATAGGAACTTTCATATTCTTTGAAGCATGCATTATGGTCAGAAAGCACGCATATCTTAATCATTTGATAAACTGAGAAGTTTGAAGTAGATAattgcttctaaaatctttGATTTGTGACCAGTCGAAAATATTGAGTGATAGTGGATACCCAAGAGTATGGTGAACCTAAGATTAGTGAGAATTTGGTCAAAATGTCTAAAACAACATAGTTTGAAATTTATGGAATGGAAGGAAAGTAATACAGAACATACAAGGGAAATGGTTTATTATCACCCAGTGTCATGGCTTGAAAGAATATAACAGTAATCTTCCAGCCAAGCTTTAATGCTGTGATAAagctttttttgtattttttagaGCATAACATATATGTTATACTGTACATGTTATATGATTCTGCGTATTTTGACATAGGTACAAAGACCTTCTGCTGGCAGTACTTATCTCAAGTTACTTCAAGATGTTTCTAATTGCAATGATGGTTTGCAAATCTGATGGTTTCttgttctaattttttttttttttttttttactctccTTAAGTATACTTGGTTAGACTCCACGTCTAATCTAATTCAAGCACCCCTTCTACAGGTCTGGGAATATCCTTCTGTGATTTTGATCATTGATTTATTTGTATTATCCTCCAACACTGTGACACTCAAAGGTTAGACGATAAAGTATTTACAGTCTTGGACATCATTTTatagttttcaatttcaatatctACATCACTATTTATGCCTGGTATCTGCTAAATGCATATATCCAAGTAGTTTAGAGTTGTTTAATGTAATGGTCATGATGTAAATAGATACTTTTTCTTGATTTGATATGGAGGTGTGCATTAGCTAATATTATGTTTTCATAGCATTTCTCAAATTCTCCATCTGCAAGATTTTGTAACTTTGGATGATGACTGCAGTTGAACACAGTTGAacatctttctttttcttctttgggtGAAACAGTGATAACTCGGTCAGCTATGAGTAGATGTATAGCAGCTTGCTTTAGTGCTCATGTTGTAAAGTTTTTAGTCACACAAAGGTGCTGGACTTGGGAACTTTGAGATCTTTTCTCACTTGTTGTTTGTTATAGGAGAGATCTTCTATCATTGTTGTGTCTGAAATTTCTTTCTTCGAGAAAGGCGGcacttttgaaaattgttttagTTATTTCCTGCAAAGGAAGAGGCAGTGACAGATAATTAAGATGAATGTTGTAAAAGAATATGGTGAACCCAGGTAAGTTTTGTATTGATGACCTGTTAAGTGAGCTAATATCAACATCAACATGCTATAGTGTAGTTAGCACTTATCATTCTATAATATAGACATACTATAGTGTAGTTAGCACTTATCATTCTATAGTGTAGACATACTATAGTGTAGTTAGCACTTATCAGTGGTAGCATTTTATATTTCTGTAAACTCTCTATATAAACCTCtgttatgagatgaataaaaacAAGACAATTAAGTCTCTCAATCGTGTTATACTTAACACCATGTAAAAGAACAAAGCCTGAATTTGTAGCAGAGAGGGGCTGAAGCATCGTGGCATGAGACTAAATCTTTTAGCAGGCTAAAGAATATAAAAACAAATTCATATATGTTGTGTTTTACTTTGTATATAAGGTCTGCACAAAAATTAGTTCTCTACATTGTACCTTTTGTTATATTGTGCGTTGATTATCAATGAGTTTCAAATAGTTGTCATATTATAAGCTATTTTGGTATTTTAATAGGAACATCATTCATTTTGATGGTTTCTAATCAATATGATTAGTAGCATTTGATAAGCTTTGGGCCAACTAATCCAAGATAGTGATTACTCTTTGATATTTCATATTTGATTGAATATCTCTATATTTACTTTAGCCGTAGTGGCATGGCTAAAGACCTAATATCTCTGCATTTGCTGATAAAATACAAGCGGATAATAAACCCACAGCAACGTGACTTGACTTTTCAGCATACGAAAACTGGCAAGACGTGGAAAGATTTGATTAGTGTAAAGACTTGGAAAGTGACAGTGTAAAGACTTGGAAACTGACAGTGTAAAGACTTGGAAGTTGTGTTGCCGTGACTTTTCAGCATATGAAAACTGGCAAGACGTGGAAAGACTTGGAAACTAACAGTGTAAAGACTTGGAAGCTGTGTTGCCGTGACTTTTCAGCATATGAAAACTGGCAAGATGTGGAAAGACTTGACTAGTGTAAAGACTTGGAAGTTGTGTTGCCCTGACTTTTTAGCATATGAAAACTGACAAGACGTGGAAAGATTTGACTAGTGTAAAGACTTGGAAACTGACAGTGTAAAGACTTGGAAGCTGTGCCGTGACTTTTCAGCGTATGAAAACTGACAAGACGTGGAAAGACTTGACTAGTGTAAACAATTAAGTAGAAGCAAGCCAAGCAACTCTTTCAGCCAATAAGAGTAATTCCAACagtttccccatattttgatttttctctattttagggaaaaatgagtctcttttgctctaacagattccatataactatccccattttatggatagtgaggaaagagaaaaccaaattccctaaatttataccaatctctaaaattttaagaaagaattatggagattttagagattactgtaaaatagaaaatttgttagagttgaagaagaaaaaggggcTAAAGCATtgatttttgcttccctataatacagaaattatagggaagttggagttgctctaagtacAGTAACTCTTCACGAATTATTCTTATGTAATTTTATGTAGGaattaattttaaaatattttcccCAACTCATTCTCACCATGAAGTAATTCCATTTATGGACTACAGAGGTTTAACAATTTCTAGGGGATTGGATATCATGCCACCCTCAAATGAAATAATTTCATTGATGGACTACAAAGGTTCAACAATTTCTAAGGAATTGAATATTATGCCACCATTAATTGGAGATTTTTTGAGGAGTCCATAATATCAATTTTTTATCTTTATTATTTGTATTTTCCTTTCGATCTCTACCCACTTCACCAATCCCACTCATCTAACAATGAGATTTGAATACATaatttttagggctaaatacaaattactaccctgtggtttaggtccaaaatcaattcagtccctgaacttctaatttcatcaaaaacacccctgcactttcaattttgatctaataggtccaatttgttagttttccgacaattgagttatttaacttgttaatgtggatcatatatgacctatattttatgatgtggtgtcaaggtggtctgcattgttaatttaggagtgagtcctactattaaaaataaatagtttttcaacaaataatccaactatttgaaagaatattaacgaattggacctattagatcaaaattgaaagtgcaggggtgtttttgatgaaattagaagtccagggactgaattgattttgtaCCTATACTatagggtactaactagtatttagccctaatttTTATATTTCAGTAATTTTTTtacataaaaaataatttaacatAAAATTCTCGATTCTAatcagaataaaaaaaaattaaaaaagaatgaaGAATTTTCCAAATCCAactcattttttctgttatgaCGTAATGCAATACCgaactcattttttcttttatgacGTAATGCAATACGAATTGTAACGGTCTTCCATCCCCCCAATTCTCACTTAACCAAAACCGGGTCCCACCAAATGTGTTCATCTCTTCTACACCAACCACCATCACCATGGTGTGACTATTCATTTTCTTCAGACCCTGCATCTTCTTCACCAAGTCAAATTCAAAAACCTCCGATTCGCTTCAATCCCCCGCTACCTTTCAAACCTCACCGGCCATGTCGGAGCAGGGCAACGGTACTGATCCTACCACTACTCCTCCGACACCAACCAACTCATCCGCGTCTCTCCCTCCTCCGACACCAACCAACTCATCCGCGTCGGGGAGCACGCCGGTCGGGGTTATAGTCGGAGTTGCGACAGGAGGGTTCAGTGTACTTGTTGTAGTGGTCATTATCTTCTTTATCTATCGGAGACGGAAGAACAGGTTAGCGAGAGCTAATGAGTCAGGGCAACAACTCAAAGGTAATTCAAAACTTATAAGCAGAAATCTTGAAGTTCTTGcatattgatattttttttttttttttttggggtaaaCCACTAGGTATAGGTATAGAGTACTCTATACCTATTAGAAATGCTTAGCTAGCAGTGGAGTTAATACAATGAAGGTTCCTATTGCCAGTGGAATGCtaaatttgatttgaaattgATCCTATCTTTATTTCTTGTATTGATCCTATTAGATTCTAGTAGTGAGAGACTCATTCATTAAATTTTTCCTGATTTTCTATAACTGCTGACTTTGATTTAGACGTGCCACTGGAGATTATATATTTAGTTTAATTGATGATTTAGTTGTCTTCATAGATCTTTATCGTGTTACACTTCACTTGCTTTCTCGTAGCACCTTTTATTTGTCCTAGTTCGTTCCCCACCAAGCAGCCCTTATAAATCTCTGGACTAGGGAAAACAGAATGGTTTCGTCTATGCAGTTCTTTTGTTGGTGTAATAATGTTTCATCGATCTTTGATAGTGTCGAAAGACAACCACCATCGATCTCGTGCTAAATTGGCTTTCACCTTGCTCTCAGTGAGAAAAATAGTGTCAGACATTCGCGCGTTTGCATGTAAACTTTCATGAAAGCTTatgaatttgaatacaaagtCATATACGTTCAATTAGCATGCATCCAGATTCCAGACCATATAGACCCTAAGCAAAGGAAAGCAGTCATGTGCATCCCTTATATATTTAGCCATGCATGTTTTTATCTTCCCCCACGGCCGTTAACTTTCTAAGGATGAATCGTATGGATCAGATAAACCGCCCCCAGCCTTTGGATTTTCCGAAAGCACATTTACATATGACGAATTAGTTATGGCAACAAATGGATTCTCCAACGACAATCTTCTTGGTCAAGGAGGCTTTGGTTTTGTCCATAAAGGTATTCTTCCAAATGGGAAAGTGGTTGCAATTAAACAGCTGAAAGCTGGGAGTGGACAGGGGGAGCGTGAATTCCAGGCAGAGGTTGAAGTCATTAATCGTGTCCATCACAGACATCTTGTATCACTGGTTGGATACTGCATTAGTGGGGCCCAGAGATTGCTTGTTTATGAGTTCGTTT encodes the following:
- the LOC133726487 gene encoding uncharacterized protein LOC133726487 encodes the protein MDCNNFRKYSPDQVEDHLYANGMAKGYTKWTDHGENDDDFELEDDILESENEEDVDDVVEMLNEFQAHDDRESQEHIMFRGSNKFFSALLELVKEALPDGNTCPRSHYESNKIIRDLGLSYDKIHACKNDCVLFWEEYEDKLECPICQEPRYSFDNGKKKIPQKILRYFPLTPRLQRLFISKKTAVDMKWHKDKRPDDEYMRHPADSQVWKDFDLKHESFAMDSRNVRLGLSSDGFNPFGNLSTSYSMWPVFLVPYNLPPWKCMKDPYFMMSLLIPGPRAPGNDIDVFLQPLIKELKQLWEVGVDTYDAGSGHNFRLRAALLWTINDFPAYANLSGWSTKGKMACPTCNDQTPHQWLNNWQKTVYYDHRRFLPQNHRFRKNLEFNGKVEKRLKPALLSGDDVVRQLAHVSQPCFGKGKKRKRCADHLNWKKRSIFFDLPYWHALKLRHNLDVMHIEKNICDNILGTLMDTEGKTNDSYKTRLDMEEMGIKSDLHPKCIDGVIKFRPAYYTFNTDERKGFCEFCSCTKLPDGMASNISNCVNCADSKIYGLKSHDCHIILQRLLPVALRGYLSKDVRDVIIKLCLFFKELTSKTLRLDVLERLDKDIVVLLCKLELNFPPSFFNIMTHLPIHLAYEAILAGPVQYRWMFPFERKMHNLKDYCRNKAHPEGSIAEGYCDCECLTFCSMYFRDVETKFNQVDRNHDVSERRMGLSVFTQNVKLLKGAVDDVLSLTDFARIRWYVLNNCDEVLPYIREHKAELERQNIQNIAKEQQQKFHKWFLRRVQQMQVEDSTEDVESLLNLASGPQREVARYSGCIVNGIRFHTQKRDANKKTQNYGVVVKGEHRGKSIDFYGVLKDIIVLSYLGNNQVVVFKCDWLDLNARRGIQVDENQFTSVNFTKKWYMNDPFALACQTQQVYYLKDTKHGSNWRVVERSQPRGMYDFTEKETEVGDSLEEVEDPYQQESHGYVDSVEVDVGETSLHRDDIEMIVVDLNAKDSDAEDGDFNDEDNELMSYDDIEDDSA